ATCCTCGAAGTGTGCCGCTTCCTCGAGACACAGGGCGTGGAGACGACCCTGCTGCCGGTCGACGGCCAGTGCCGCGTCAGCGTCGCGGCGGCGGCGCGCGCCCTGCGGCCGGAGACACGCCTGCTCAGCGTCATGCTGGCCAACAACGAGACGGGCGCCCTGCAGCCGGTGGCGGAGCTGGCCGCCCTCTGCCGGGAGCGCGGCATTCTCTCCCACTCGGACGCCGCCCAGGCGGTGGGCAAGATCCCGGTGCATGTGGAGGAGCTGGGCGTGGACCTGCTCAGCGTGGCCGGGCACAAGCTGAACGCGCCAAAGGGGGTGGGCGCCCTCTACCTGCGCCACGGCGTGGAGCTGCCGCCCCTCATGTTCGGGGCCGGCCACGAGCGCGGCCTGCGTCCGGGCACGGAGAACGTGCTGGAAATCGTGGGCCTGGGCGCGGCGGCGGATCGCTTCAGCGCGGACAGCGATCGCCTCGTGGCGGACTGCTCCCGCCTGCGGGACCGGCTGGAGCAGGAACTCCAACAGCGCATCCCCGGCCTGCGCATCAACAGCGGCGGCGTGGAGCGCCTGCCCAACACCTGCAGCGCCCTCTTCCCCGGCCGCCGGCGGGTGGACGAACTGATCGCCCGCTGCCCGGAGCTGGCGGCCAGCGCCGGCGCCGCCTGCCATGCCGACAGCGCCACGCCCAGCCATGTGCTGCGGGCGATGGGCCTCTCCGACGAGGAGGCGGCGCGCACCCTGCGCCTTTCCTGTGGCCTGGGCACCACGGAGGAGGAGATGGTCGCCGCGGCGGAGATGCTGGAGCGGGCCAGCCGGTGAACCGCGGCGAGGGAAGCCCGTCAGGCGGGCTGGACGGCGTGGCGGTGGTGGTCGATCCTTATCCACCAATGCTCTGGCATGATGCCTGACACCGCCAGTGGATGTGTCCTGCCCGCTGGACAGCCCGGCTCACAAGGCGGCCGCCAACTCCCGCGAGGCCAGCCCCTCCAGCGGCAGGGCCTCCATCCGCTCGCCCAGGGCATGGCGCTTGCTTCCCGGATAGATGACGTAGAGCCGGGCCAGCGCATGGTCTGCGCGGTGCTGGAAATCGCCGGACCCGGGGGCGGCCACCAGCATGGTATCACGCAGCGCGTGATGGATCGCCTCCAGCATGAACTCGATGAAGCCGGTGGATTGCCCGGCATGATCCGCTTCGGCCAGGGCATGGTGATAGACCTCCTGGTGCTGCCGGACGACCTCCTCCACAGGCACGAACTCGAAGATTGGATCCACCCTCATCAGCAAACGCGTCCGCCAGAGGCGGCCCATCCGCCCGTTGCCGTCTTCGAAGGGATGGATGAACTCCGCCTCGTAGTGGAAGACACAGCTCTTGATCAGGTCCAGGTCCGTGTCCTGCCGGAGGTAGGTGAACAGGTCCTCCATCAAGCCCGGCACCCGCTCGGGGGCGGGCGCCAGATGCTGCAGCTCCGCTCCCTGCCAGACGCCCACCGACTGGCTGCGCCACTTGCCGGCCGAGGCGACCAGTCCATTCATCAGCACGTGGTGGGCCTTGAGAAAGTCCACGGGGGACAAGGGATCGAGGTCGGCAAGTTGATTGTAGGCGTGAATGGCGTTCTGGACCTCGAGAATGTCCTTGGCGGGCCCCGCCACCCGGTGTTGCTCCAGCAGCGCCGTCACCTGGTCGGGCGTGAGGGCGTTGCCTTCGATGGCCAGCGAGGAGTGGATCGTCTTGATGCGATTGCGCTTGCGCAGTGTCGCATCGGGTCTGGACAGCCGCAGGCTGCGGCAGATGCCCAGGCTCCCGCCGATCTCACCGTACAACTGCAGGATGCGCTGGCTGATCTCGTAGGGCGGTTTCATGATGTGGTCATGATAGCATCAACTGATACGATCAATAAGTGAACTTGGGACTTGTCGGCACGGCTCTGGCATCGTGCCTGCCACTGGATGGGGGGAGTCGATCTGTTCGTCCAGCCATGGCGCTGCCACGCCTGGGCGGACGTCCATTTCCTTTCACCAGCGCTGGACGGGCAAAGCCGGTCAGTAATCGGTCACGGTGCGGCGCAGCCGCTCCAGCACCGGACCCGGCTCGGCGCGGAAGACCTGGCCCGTGATCGCCTCACAGGCCTCGATGTACTTCTGGGCGGTGGAGACGCGCACCTCGTCGGTGATCTCCGGCGGCGGCCCATCCCCCGTGAAGCCGCGGTCGGCCAGCCAGGTGCGCAGGTGGTCCTTGTCGATGCGGCGCTGCTCGGCGCCCTGCTCGAAGAGGGCCTGGTAGCTGTCGGCGTACCAGAAGCGGCTGGAGTCGGGGGTGTGGATCTCGTCCATCAGGGTGACGCGCCCATCCTTCAGCCCGAACTCGTACTTGGTGTCGACAAGAATGATGCCCTGGCGCGCCGCCACCTCCACGCCGCGGCGGTAGAGGGCCAGGCTCAGCTCCACCAGCTCGTCCATCACGCGCCGGGGCAGGATGCCGCGCGCCACGATCTCGGCGGGGGAGACGCTCTCGTCGTGCTCGCCCTGGGCCGCCTTGGTGGAGGGCGTGACGATGGGCGCGGGGAGGCGCTCGTCCTTGCGCAGGCCCTCGGGCAGGTGGTTGCCGCAGAAGTCGCGCACGCCTTTTTGGTAGTGCGTCCAGGCGCTGGTGGAGGTGTTGCCCGTGATGTGGCCGCGCACCACCATCTCCACGAGCAGGGGCTGCAGGTCCTGCACGACGATGGCGTTGGGGTCGGGCACGGCCAGGATGTGGTTGGGCACGAGATCCCGTGTCGACTCGAACCAGAAGTTGGCCAGCTGGGTGAGCACCTGGCCCTTGAAGGGGATGGTGGCCAGCACGCGGTCGAAGGCGCTGACGCGGTCCGTGGTGACGATGAGGCGGCGGCCCTCCCGCGCCCAGGATTCGCGCACCTTGCCGTGGTGCCGCTCGCCGGGGAGGTCCAGGTCCACGGCGTCCAGGGTGTGGGCCAGCTGCGTGCGAATGGCGCTCAATTCCATGGTGCCCTCCCTGAAGCAAGCTCTGGTCAACACGCAATCGATATCGATATCGATATCGATATCGAAAGAGATCCCGATCGCGATCAAAAATCGCAGTTGCCCGGTGTGCGCGGGAAAGGCACCACGTCGCGGATGTTCTCCATTCCCGTGACGTACATGATGGCCCGCTCGAAGCCCAGACCGAAGCCGGCGTGGGGCGCGCTGCCGAAGCGCCGGCTCTCCAGGTACCACCAGTAGTCCGCCTCGGGCAGGCCCATCTCGCGGATGCGGGCCAGCAGCAGGTCGTGGCGCTCCTCGCGCTGGCTGCCGCCGATGATCTCGCCCACGCCCGGCACCAGCAGGTCCATGGCGGCGACGGTGCGCCCGTCGTCGTTCTGCCGCATGTAGAAGGCCTTGATCTCCTTCGGGTAATCGATGACGAAGACGGGGCGCCCCACATGCGTCTCCGTCAGCCAGCGCTCGTGCTCGGTCTGCAGGTCCATGCCCCAGCTCACGGGGAACTGGAAGGCCTGGCCGGAGCGCTCCAGCAGGCGCACGGCCTCCGTGTAAGGGATCGTCTCGAAGGAGGTGCGGGTCAGCTCCTCCAGGCGCGCCACGATGCCGGGCTTCACCCACTGGTCGAAGAAGGCCATGTCCTCCGGGCAGTGCTCCAGCACCTGGGCGATGATGAACTGGAGGAAGTCCTGGGCCAGGCGCGCGTCGTCCGCCAGGTCGTGGAAGGCCATCTCCGGCTCGATCATCCAAAACTCGCTGGCGTGGCGGGTGGTGTTGCTGTTCTCGGCGCGGAAGGTGGGGCCGAAGGTGTAGATGTTGCCCAGGGCCAGGGCGAACATCTCGCCCGAGAGCTGGCCGCTCACCGTCAGGTTGGTCTGGCGGCCGAAGAAGTCCTGGGCCCAGTCCACCTCCCCGCTCTCCGTGCGCGGTGGATCGGTGGGGCTGAGCGTGCTGACGCGGAACATCTCGCCGGCGCCCTCGCAGTCGCTGCCCGTGATGATGGGCGTGTGCACCCAGATGAAGCCCCGCTCGTGGAAGAAGCGGTGGATGGCGAAGGCCAGCTGGTGGCGCACGCGGAAGACGGCGCCGAAGGTGTTGGTGCGCGGCCGCAGGTGGGCGATGGTGCGCAGGTACTCGAAGGAGTGGCGCTTCTTCTGCAGCGGGAAGCTGCCGTCGCAGGGGCCGATCAGCTCCGCCTCCTCCGCCTTCAGCTCCACCGTCTGGCCCTTGCCCTCGCTGGGCGCCAGGGTGCCGCGCACCCGCAGGCAGGCGCCGGTGAGCACGCGGCCGATCTCCTCGAAGTTGGGCAGCGCCTCCCCGCTGTAGACCACCTGGAGGCCCTTGAGGCAGGAGCCGTCGTTCAGCTCGATGAAGG
The DNA window shown above is from bacterium and carries:
- a CDS encoding phosphoribosylaminoimidazolesuccinocarboxamide synthase — translated: MELSAIRTQLAHTLDAVDLDLPGERHHGKVRESWAREGRRLIVTTDRVSAFDRVLATIPFKGQVLTQLANFWFESTRDLVPNHILAVPDPNAIVVQDLQPLLVEMVVRGHITGNTSTSAWTHYQKGVRDFCGNHLPEGLRKDERLPAPIVTPSTKAAQGEHDESVSPAEIVARGILPRRVMDELVELSLALYRRGVEVAARQGIILVDTKYEFGLKDGRVTLMDEIHTPDSSRFWYADSYQALFEQGAEQRRIDKDHLRTWLADRGFTGDGPPPEITDEVRVSTAQKYIEACEAITGQVFRAEPGPVLERLRRTVTDY
- the asnS gene encoding asparagine--tRNA ligase, which translates into the protein MQDRTPIKEALQRPEHVGRTITVMGWVRTNRPGKAVSFIELNDGSCLKGLQVVYSGEALPNFEEIGRVLTGACLRVRGTLAPSEGKGQTVELKAEEAELIGPCDGSFPLQKKRHSFEYLRTIAHLRPRTNTFGAVFRVRHQLAFAIHRFFHERGFIWVHTPIITGSDCEGAGEMFRVSTLSPTDPPRTESGEVDWAQDFFGRQTNLTVSGQLSGEMFALALGNIYTFGPTFRAENSNTTRHASEFWMIEPEMAFHDLADDARLAQDFLQFIIAQVLEHCPEDMAFFDQWVKPGIVARLEELTRTSFETIPYTEAVRLLERSGQAFQFPVSWGMDLQTEHERWLTETHVGRPVFVIDYPKEIKAFYMRQNDDGRTVAAMDLLVPGVGEIIGGSQREERHDLLLARIREMGLPEADYWWYLESRRFGSAPHAGFGLGFERAIMYVTGMENIRDVVPFPRTPGNCDF
- a CDS encoding cysteine desulfurase family protein; translated protein: MIYLDHNASTPLAPEVKAAMLPWLDGATGNPSSGHAFGQACRAAVERARRQVAALLGCHPIEILFTSGGTEANNWVLQGLARRFGPCHMVVGAVEHPAILEVCRFLETQGVETTLLPVDGQCRVSVAAAARALRPETRLLSVMLANNETGALQPVAELAALCRERGILSHSDAAQAVGKIPVHVEELGVDLLSVAGHKLNAPKGVGALYLRHGVELPPLMFGAGHERGLRPGTENVLEIVGLGAAADRFSADSDRLVADCSRLRDRLEQELQQRIPGLRINSGGVERLPNTCSALFPGRRRVDELIARCPELAASAGAACHADSATPSHVLRAMGLSDEEAARTLRLSCGLGTTEEEMVAAAEMLERASR
- a CDS encoding Fic family protein — its product is MKPPYEISQRILQLYGEIGGSLGICRSLRLSRPDATLRKRNRIKTIHSSLAIEGNALTPDQVTALLEQHRVAGPAKDILEVQNAIHAYNQLADLDPLSPVDFLKAHHVLMNGLVASAGKWRSQSVGVWQGAELQHLAPAPERVPGLMEDLFTYLRQDTDLDLIKSCVFHYEAEFIHPFEDGNGRMGRLWRTRLLMRVDPIFEFVPVEEVVRQHQEVYHHALAEADHAGQSTGFIEFMLEAIHHALRDTMLVAAPGSGDFQHRADHALARLYVIYPGSKRHALGERMEALPLEGLASRELAAAL